A stretch of Candidatus Manganitrophaceae bacterium DNA encodes these proteins:
- a CDS encoding tetratricopeptide repeat protein has translation MRSLRAALLVFFVIGSAGCGTMPRIVILNDPLSAEEHLQLGLSYEAHHEWDQALSEYRKALEKGGPSSVILGYLGNVYYAKKDYPAAEEAYQKSLHGNPQNAPVLNNLASLYLIKQKELVEAERLVQRAIAADPTRKPYYLDTLGEIYLARAEYDLAFAAYREATQLAAADPALQQQMQERQRSVLELLDRNETAGSTK, from the coding sequence ATGCGATCTCTGCGCGCGGCGCTCCTTGTTTTCTTTGTCATCGGATCGGCGGGGTGCGGGACGATGCCGAGGATCGTGATCCTCAACGATCCCCTCTCGGCGGAAGAGCATCTTCAGCTCGGGCTCTCCTATGAGGCGCACCACGAGTGGGATCAGGCACTTTCGGAATATCGGAAGGCGCTCGAAAAGGGGGGACCTTCTTCGGTGATTCTCGGCTATTTGGGGAATGTCTATTATGCGAAGAAAGATTATCCCGCCGCCGAAGAGGCCTATCAAAAATCGCTTCATGGCAATCCTCAAAACGCTCCCGTCTTAAACAACCTTGCTTCCCTCTATTTAATAAAACAAAAAGAGCTGGTCGAGGCGGAACGGCTCGTTCAACGCGCAATCGCGGCCGACCCGACGCGGAAACCGTACTATCTCGACACGCTCGGCGAGATCTATCTCGCCCGCGCCGAATATGACCTCGCCTTTGCCGCTTATCGAGAGGCAACGCAGCTTGCGGCGGCCGACCCTGCCCTTCAACAACAGATGCAAGAACGACAGCGGTCTGTGTTAGAATTACTCGACCGAAATGAGACTGCGGGATCAACAAAGTAA
- the frr gene encoding ribosome recycling factor has product MVGDVKKKMAEKSETSLQHLKGELAGIRTGRASLALFDSVQVNYYGTATPLKQIATLSIPDSRTIIIQPWDTSQLPELEKAILGSGLGLTPSNDGKIIRISIPPLTEERRKDLVKLVKKVGEESKVAIRNIRRDTNDELKSLQKDGTLSEDALRKAQDEVQKLTDQTIAKVDEILKKKEAEIMEV; this is encoded by the coding sequence ATGGTAGGCGACGTTAAAAAGAAGATGGCCGAGAAGAGCGAGACCTCGCTCCAGCATTTAAAGGGGGAGCTGGCCGGGATTCGGACCGGCCGCGCCTCGCTGGCGCTTTTCGACTCCGTCCAGGTGAATTATTACGGAACGGCGACCCCGCTCAAGCAGATCGCAACCCTCTCCATCCCGGACAGCCGAACCATCATCATTCAGCCGTGGGATACCAGCCAGCTCCCGGAGTTGGAGAAGGCGATCTTGGGCTCGGGTCTCGGGTTGACCCCAAGCAATGACGGAAAGATCATTCGGATTAGCATCCCTCCCTTGACCGAAGAGCGGAGAAAAGATCTGGTCAAACTCGTCAAGAAGGTTGGAGAGGAGTCGAAGGTCGCCATCCGAAACATCCGACGCGACACGAACGACGAGCTCAAATCGCTCCAGAAGGATGGAACGCTTTCTGAAGATGCCCTTCGGAAAGCCCAAGACGAGGTGCAAAAACTCACCGATCAAACGATTGCAAAGGTAGATGAGATTCTAAAGAAAAAAGAAGCAGAAATCATGGAAGTCTGA
- a CDS encoding bifunctional nuclease family protein yields MLVQMKVRGLMFDPYNNAYIIILRDEENTEVLPIWVGKPEANAISLALEGVFTPRPMTHDLIKNILDSLDAKVISIVVTDLKDNTYFSKIHLMYRDSEFTIDSRPSDAIALALRVDAPIFATEGVIKKQSSEELDRWLENLRPEDFGKYDT; encoded by the coding sequence ATGTTGGTCCAAATGAAAGTGCGGGGCCTGATGTTTGACCCATATAATAATGCCTATATCATTATTCTCCGCGACGAAGAAAATACGGAAGTCTTGCCGATCTGGGTCGGTAAGCCCGAAGCGAATGCGATCAGCTTGGCGCTGGAAGGCGTTTTTACACCGCGGCCGATGACCCACGACCTCATCAAAAATATCTTGGATTCCCTCGATGCAAAAGTCATCAGTATTGTTGTCACAGACCTAAAGGACAACACCTATTTCTCCAAGATCCATCTCATGTATCGGGACTCGGAATTCACAATCGATTCCAGGCCGAGCGATGCCATCGCGCTGGCGCTCCGCGTTGATGCCCCGATCTTTGCAACCGAAGGGGTCATCAAGAAGCAGAGTTCCGAAGAGCTGGACCGTTGGCTGGAGAATCTAAGGCCTGAAGACTTCGGAAAATACGACACCTAA
- the alr gene encoding alanine racemase: MEKDLRRGAASLAEVDLSALEENLQQVKKRIGRKEILAVVKANAYGHGAVPIARLLEKKEHSHGISIFGVAYLREGIELRKAGITLPILLMTGCPAEQIPEIVRYRLTPLLFDIESLSALSRYATRYRRTVGVHVKLDTGMGRLGLPVSEALSFIERATEEKGIRVEGILTHFAEADLKDLSFAQHQLEALKHVWRSLQKAKLGIRYCHLANSAAIMHFGAAHLNLVRPGLMLYGYSPLEEESAIPLKPILQLRARIIAIKKVPAGTSISYGRTFFTKRESLIATVAIGYADGYSRLLSNRGVMIAKGCRVPVVGRVCMDMTMLDMTEAPSLGIGEWVTVMGREAGEAVWADELAELAETIPYEILCGIGERVPRIYQNG, translated from the coding sequence ATGGAAAAAGATCTTCGAAGGGGAGCGGCCAGCCTTGCCGAGGTCGATCTCTCCGCTTTGGAGGAGAACCTTCAGCAGGTCAAGAAGCGGATCGGGCGGAAGGAGATCTTGGCGGTGGTGAAGGCGAACGCCTATGGACATGGCGCGGTTCCGATCGCGCGGCTCCTGGAAAAGAAAGAGCACTCCCACGGCATTTCCATTTTTGGGGTTGCCTATCTGCGGGAGGGGATCGAGCTTCGAAAAGCGGGGATTACCCTTCCGATTTTGTTGATGACCGGCTGCCCCGCGGAGCAGATCCCCGAGATCGTTCGATATCGGCTCACCCCGCTCCTCTTCGATATCGAATCGCTCTCGGCCCTCAGCCGCTATGCCACGCGGTATCGGCGGACGGTCGGTGTCCATGTCAAGCTCGATACCGGCATGGGGCGCTTGGGCCTTCCCGTTTCGGAGGCGCTCTCCTTTATTGAAAGGGCGACGGAGGAAAAAGGGATCCGGGTCGAGGGGATCTTGACCCACTTTGCCGAGGCCGACCTGAAAGATCTTTCCTTTGCGCAGCATCAGCTGGAAGCGCTGAAGCATGTATGGCGCTCCCTTCAGAAAGCGAAATTGGGAATCCGCTATTGCCATCTGGCCAACAGCGCTGCTATTATGCATTTCGGCGCGGCGCATTTGAACCTGGTCCGGCCGGGATTGATGCTCTACGGGTATTCCCCTCTGGAGGAAGAGAGCGCGATTCCGTTGAAGCCGATCCTGCAGCTGCGGGCCCGCATCATTGCGATAAAAAAGGTTCCCGCGGGAACCTCGATCAGCTACGGCCGGACTTTCTTTACGAAGCGGGAGAGCCTCATCGCGACCGTCGCCATCGGATATGCCGACGGCTATTCCCGGCTTCTCTCCAACCGCGGGGTGATGATCGCGAAGGGATGCCGGGTGCCGGTGGTCGGCCGCGTCTGCATGGACATGACGATGCTCGACATGACCGAGGCCCCTTCCCTCGGCATCGGGGAATGGGTGACGGTGATGGGAAGAGAAGCAGGGGAAGCGGTCTGGGCCGACGAGCTGGCCGAGCTGGCCGAGACGATCCCTTATGAAATCCTCTGCGGCATCGGAGAACGGGTTCCGCGAATTTACCAAAACGGGTAA
- the tsf gene encoding translation elongation factor Ts has translation MSAVDTIKELREKTGAGIMDCKTALAQSQGDLSKAIDYLRQKGLATAAKKAGRETREGIIGSYIHFGGKIGVMVEVNCETDFVARNPEFQELVRDVAMQIAGATPPPQYIRREDVPAEVSEKERTLYMTQARETKKPEAVISKIAEGKLEKFFEEVCLLEQPFIKDPQVKIKDLVAQKISKVGENISIRRFTRYQLGEEA, from the coding sequence ATGTCGGCAGTCGATACGATCAAAGAGTTACGGGAGAAAACCGGAGCCGGTATCATGGATTGTAAGACGGCGCTGGCGCAGTCGCAGGGGGATCTGAGCAAAGCGATTGACTACCTTCGCCAAAAGGGACTTGCAACCGCCGCGAAAAAGGCGGGGCGCGAGACCCGCGAGGGGATCATCGGCTCGTACATCCACTTCGGCGGAAAGATCGGCGTGATGGTGGAGGTGAATTGCGAAACCGATTTCGTCGCACGAAATCCGGAATTCCAAGAATTGGTCCGGGACGTGGCGATGCAAATTGCCGGCGCCACCCCGCCGCCGCAATATATCCGCCGAGAAGATGTCCCTGCGGAGGTCAGCGAAAAAGAGCGGACCCTCTACATGACCCAGGCCCGCGAGACGAAAAAGCCGGAAGCGGTCATCTCCAAGATTGCCGAGGGCAAACTCGAGAAATTTTTCGAGGAGGTCTGTCTGCTCGAGCAGCCGTTCATCAAAGATCCCCAGGTGAAGATCAAAGATCTGGTGGCGCAAAAAATCTCCAAGGTCGGGGAAAATATTTCGATCCGCCGTTTTACACGGTATCAACTGGGGGAGGAGGCTTAG
- a CDS encoding N-acetyl-gamma-glutamyl-phosphate reductase has translation MALKVAIAGATGYTGGELLRLLSQHPKVEVVSVTSEQSAGEPLTNRLPSLRGYYDLTLEAFDPKKMAEKADLIFLALSHTQAQEPVRQLIDAGKKVIDLSADYRLRSAALYESWYHAPHTHPELLKEAAYGLTEVYRHDIARSNLVANPGCYPTGTLLLLYPFLEKGCVDATREIIIDAKSGLSGAGRTPSAKAHFTEVHEGMVAYNIGTHRHLPEIEQEIRRIGGKKRTTLFTPYLLPVNRGILTTIYLPLNEKFNQKRLESILDLYRGEPFIRRVQGSPNLAHVRGSNFCDIAVFATPSGRTAILMSAIDNLVKGASGQAIQNMNVMMGWEERLGLAAPGLFP, from the coding sequence ATGGCCCTTAAAGTTGCCATCGCCGGCGCCACAGGTTATACCGGAGGGGAGCTCCTCCGGCTCCTCTCCCAGCATCCGAAGGTCGAGGTGGTCAGCGTCACCTCCGAGCAATCGGCCGGGGAGCCGCTGACAAACCGGCTTCCCTCTCTGAGGGGCTATTACGACCTGACGCTCGAAGCGTTCGATCCGAAAAAAATGGCGGAGAAGGCCGACCTCATCTTTCTTGCGCTCTCCCATACCCAGGCGCAGGAACCGGTGCGGCAGCTGATCGATGCGGGGAAAAAGGTGATCGATCTCTCCGCCGATTACCGCCTCCGCTCCGCCGCGCTTTATGAGTCGTGGTACCACGCGCCGCATACCCATCCCGAGCTGTTGAAGGAAGCGGCGTATGGCCTGACCGAAGTCTACCGGCACGACATTGCGCGGAGCAATCTCGTTGCGAATCCCGGCTGTTATCCGACCGGGACGCTGCTTCTGCTCTATCCCTTTTTGGAAAAGGGATGTGTCGACGCAACCCGCGAGATCATCATCGATGCGAAGTCGGGGCTCTCCGGGGCGGGACGAACCCCCTCCGCGAAGGCGCATTTTACCGAAGTCCACGAAGGGATGGTCGCTTACAATATCGGAACGCACCGGCATCTCCCCGAGATCGAGCAGGAGATTCGGCGGATCGGCGGGAAGAAGCGGACGACCCTCTTCACCCCCTATCTGTTGCCGGTCAATCGGGGGATTTTGACCACGATCTATCTCCCCCTCAATGAGAAGTTCAACCAAAAAAGGTTGGAATCGATCTTGGATCTTTACCGAGGGGAGCCGTTTATTCGAAGGGTGCAGGGATCGCCGAACCTCGCCCATGTCCGCGGCTCCAATTTCTGCGACATCGCCGTCTTCGCCACCCCCTCCGGCCGGACCGCGATTTTGATGTCGGCAATCGATAACCTGGTGAAGGGGGCCTCGGGCCAGGCGATTCAAAATATGAACGTCATGATGGGATGGGAGGAGCGGTTGGGGCTGGCCGCCCCCGGTCTTTTCCCCTGA
- the rpsB gene encoding 30S ribosomal protein S2: MIEMKELLEAGVHFGHQTNRWNPKMAKYIFGERNDIYIIDLQKTVKKFGVASDFVTNLVAQGGSLLFVGTKRQAQEIIDSETKRCGMFYVNHRWLGGMLTNFATIRKSIEKLKKLEVSREDGTYERLPKKEVNQLEKEREHLEWNLGGIKEMRNLPGAIFVIDTIKERTAVLEANRLGIPVIAVVDTNCNPDEIDYVIPGNDDAIRSIRLITSKIADAALEGRRIREKSHSEKSAPAAAPEMKPEPAMATAATAAEGAPGPAGS, encoded by the coding sequence ATGATTGAAATGAAGGAACTACTGGAAGCCGGTGTTCATTTCGGACACCAAACGAACCGATGGAATCCGAAAATGGCGAAGTACATTTTCGGAGAGCGGAACGACATTTATATTATCGACCTGCAGAAGACCGTTAAGAAATTCGGAGTGGCATCCGATTTCGTAACGAATCTGGTCGCCCAGGGCGGAAGCCTCCTGTTTGTCGGGACGAAGCGGCAGGCGCAGGAGATTATCGATTCCGAGACGAAACGATGCGGCATGTTCTACGTGAATCATCGGTGGCTCGGGGGAATGCTGACGAACTTCGCGACCATTCGAAAGAGCATCGAAAAATTGAAGAAACTCGAAGTGTCCCGTGAAGACGGCACTTACGAGCGGCTGCCGAAAAAAGAGGTCAACCAGCTGGAGAAAGAGCGGGAACACCTCGAGTGGAACCTCGGCGGGATCAAGGAGATGCGGAACCTCCCCGGCGCGATTTTCGTCATCGACACCATCAAGGAGCGAACCGCCGTCTTAGAGGCGAACCGGCTCGGCATCCCGGTGATCGCCGTCGTCGATACCAACTGCAATCCCGACGAGATCGACTATGTGATTCCGGGAAACGATGATGCGATCCGGTCGATTCGATTGATTACCAGTAAAATCGCCGATGCGGCATTGGAAGGTCGGCGCATTCGGGAGAAGTCCCATTCCGAGAAATCCGCTCCCGCCGCAGCCCCCGAGATGAAGCCGGAGCCGGCGATGGCCACAGCAGCAACAGCGGCGGAGGGAGCGCCCGGCCCGGCCGGGTCATAA
- a CDS encoding bifunctional nuclease family protein, whose translation MNIPLKVHAVISDPNTEAQIVILKDEQNIELLPIWVGMTEGNAIRFAMEGIVPQRPLTHDLLKDILGHLGAQIEKVVIHDLNNNTYFATLYLLRRKSTEAHAEEESGEPFEMTIDARPSDAIALALRARVPIYVTEEVLRRKSSENLDEWLERLKPKDIGPYNA comes from the coding sequence ATGAATATCCCGTTAAAAGTACATGCCGTTATTTCCGATCCAAACACGGAGGCGCAGATCGTCATCTTAAAAGATGAGCAAAATATTGAGCTCCTTCCGATTTGGGTCGGCATGACCGAGGGAAACGCCATCCGTTTTGCAATGGAGGGGATCGTTCCCCAGCGCCCGTTGACCCATGATTTATTGAAAGACATCTTGGGGCACCTGGGGGCTCAAATAGAAAAAGTGGTCATTCACGACCTCAACAACAACACCTATTTTGCAACGCTCTACCTGTTGCGCCGAAAAAGTACGGAGGCCCACGCTGAGGAAGAGAGCGGCGAGCCTTTTGAAATGACCATCGATGCCCGACCGAGCGATGCGATCGCCCTCGCCCTCCGCGCCCGCGTTCCGATCTATGTCACCGAAGAGGTCCTGCGGAGGAAATCCTCAGAGAATCTCGATGAATGGCTCGAGCGGCTGAAGCCGAAAGACATCGGTCCTTACAACGCTTAA
- a CDS encoding C39 family peptidase gives MDRLLLGRFLLVFFYCLSSACASTGSVSSAPEPPLLLQVPYFPQQVGLCGPASLTAVLTYWHEAVSVDEVTRAVYLPQLNGTLGIDLALFARKKGMRAESFVGSLDTIRDRLSHGIPLIAFLNLGYRIFPVGHFVVVTGIDEGREEMIVHSGDEENKRIPYRTFMAAWEKTEFWALQIVPGAG, from the coding sequence ATGGACCGGCTCCTGTTGGGACGCTTCCTTCTCGTCTTTTTTTATTGTCTCTCTTCCGCATGCGCTTCGACCGGGTCCGTTTCTTCCGCGCCGGAGCCCCCCCTTCTCTTGCAGGTTCCCTATTTCCCTCAGCAGGTCGGATTATGCGGGCCCGCCTCGCTCACCGCGGTTCTGACCTATTGGCACGAGGCGGTCTCAGTGGACGAGGTCACACGGGCGGTCTATCTTCCTCAGTTGAATGGGACGTTGGGAATCGATCTGGCGCTCTTTGCCCGGAAAAAAGGGATGCGCGCCGAGAGCTTTGTAGGAAGCCTCGACACGATTCGAGACCGGCTCTCCCACGGCATTCCCCTGATCGCTTTCCTAAATCTCGGCTATCGTATTTTTCCGGTGGGGCATTTTGTGGTCGTCACCGGCATCGACGAGGGGAGAGAAGAGATGATCGTCCACTCCGGTGACGAGGAGAACAAGCGAATCCCTTATCGGACCTTTATGGCCGCCTGGGAGAAAACAGAATTCTGGGCGCTCCAGATTGTTCCCGGCGCCGGCTGA
- the argJ gene encoding bifunctional glutamate N-acetyltransferase/amino-acid acetyltransferase ArgJ, with protein sequence MEQLEQVEQIEGGITSVDGFSAAGITAGIKKVEKSDLAMIFSDTLCTAAGVFTQNQFPAPPLLLDQRHLRKRSGQAIIANSGNANAFTGARGYQDALQMAEATAQALGISTEAVYVASTGVIGAPLPIEKIVGAIPRLASKLSREGGGAAAEAIMTTDTFRKETAWVGAVGRQEIRIGGIAKGSGMIHPNMATMLAFLSTDVAISPPLLQEALRQSVDRSFHCITVDGDTSTNDLVLCFANGRRGKKIESKGKAYRQFVALLEAACLSLAKSIVRDGEGATKLIEIEVVGARSDQAARKVARSVAASSLVKTAFFGEDANWGRIVAAIGNAGVPLRPDQITLTFGEIPLVQRGIYLGKEAESAVARLLKEREIELTIDLHAGKGRSVCWTSDLSLDYVKINADYRS encoded by the coding sequence ATGGAACAGCTGGAGCAGGTAGAACAGATTGAAGGAGGGATCACCTCGGTCGACGGCTTTTCCGCCGCCGGCATCACTGCCGGCATTAAAAAGGTAGAGAAGTCCGACCTTGCCATGATCTTCTCCGACACCCTCTGTACTGCGGCCGGCGTCTTCACGCAGAATCAATTCCCGGCCCCGCCGCTGTTGCTCGACCAGCGCCATCTGCGCAAGCGAAGCGGCCAAGCGATCATTGCTAACAGCGGCAACGCCAATGCTTTCACCGGAGCGCGCGGCTACCAAGACGCCCTTCAGATGGCGGAGGCGACCGCGCAGGCGCTCGGCATTTCCACGGAGGCGGTTTATGTCGCCTCCACCGGCGTCATCGGGGCGCCGCTGCCGATTGAAAAAATCGTCGGCGCCATTCCGCGACTCGCTTCGAAACTCTCCAGAGAAGGAGGGGGTGCCGCGGCGGAGGCGATCATGACCACCGATACCTTCCGAAAAGAGACGGCCTGGGTCGGCGCGGTCGGCCGCCAGGAGATCCGGATCGGCGGGATCGCCAAGGGGTCGGGGATGATCCACCCTAACATGGCGACGATGCTTGCCTTTTTGTCGACCGATGTCGCCATCTCCCCCCCGCTGTTGCAGGAAGCGCTGCGGCAGTCGGTCGATCGCTCTTTCCATTGCATCACCGTCGATGGCGACACCAGCACCAACGATCTCGTTCTCTGCTTTGCCAACGGTCGGCGCGGCAAAAAAATCGAATCGAAAGGAAAAGCCTACCGGCAGTTTGTCGCCTTGCTGGAAGCGGCCTGTCTTTCGCTCGCGAAATCGATCGTCCGGGATGGCGAAGGGGCGACGAAGCTGATTGAGATCGAGGTCGTCGGCGCCCGCAGCGATCAGGCGGCGCGGAAGGTGGCCCGGTCGGTCGCCGCCTCCAGCCTGGTGAAGACCGCTTTTTTCGGCGAGGATGCGAATTGGGGAAGGATCGTGGCGGCGATCGGAAATGCCGGTGTCCCGCTCCGTCCCGATCAGATCACCCTGACCTTTGGGGAAATTCCCCTGGTACAAAGGGGTATTTATCTGGGGAAAGAGGCAGAGTCGGCGGTGGCGCGCCTTCTTAAAGAGCGGGAAATTGAATTGACGATCGATCTCCACGCCGGAAAGGGGCGATCGGTCTGCTGGACCTCGGATCTCAGCCTCGACTATGTCAAAATCAATGCCGACTATCGAAGCTGA
- a CDS encoding UMP kinase — MSDAVYHRILFKVSGEVLAGDQGFGIDPKMLDTIAEQIKEIVSMGVETAVVIGGGNIFRGIAGSAAGMERTSADYMGMLATVLNALALQNILEKKKVYTRVQSAIEMKELAEGYIRRKAIRHLEKKRVVIFAAGTGNPYFSTDTAAVLRAMEIGAEVILKGTKVDGVFDRDPMKDPAARKFSELTFFEVIEKGLKIMDSTAVTLCMDNNLPLIVFNVKEKENIRKVLTGERVGTLIRKSR, encoded by the coding sequence ATGTCGGATGCTGTTTACCATAGGATTCTCTTCAAGGTCAGCGGGGAGGTCCTGGCGGGTGATCAAGGGTTTGGGATCGATCCCAAAATGCTCGACACTATTGCAGAGCAGATCAAAGAGATCGTCTCGATGGGGGTCGAGACCGCCGTGGTCATCGGCGGCGGAAACATCTTCCGGGGAATCGCCGGGAGCGCCGCCGGCATGGAGCGGACCTCGGCCGATTATATGGGAATGCTGGCGACCGTCCTCAACGCCCTCGCCCTTCAGAACATCCTCGAGAAAAAGAAAGTTTACACCCGCGTCCAATCCGCCATCGAGATGAAAGAGCTTGCGGAGGGCTATATCCGCAGGAAGGCGATCCGCCATCTTGAGAAAAAGAGGGTCGTTATTTTTGCGGCGGGAACCGGCAATCCCTATTTCTCCACCGATACCGCCGCGGTCCTTCGGGCGATGGAGATCGGCGCCGAGGTTATTTTAAAAGGGACCAAGGTCGACGGCGTCTTCGACCGCGACCCGATGAAAGATCCGGCGGCCCGCAAATTCTCGGAGCTCACCTTTTTCGAGGTGATCGAGAAGGGGCTCAAGATCATGGATTCGACGGCGGTGACCCTTTGCATGGACAACAATCTCCCGCTGATCGTATTCAACGTGAAGGAAAAGGAAAACATTCGAAAGGTTCTGACCGGAGAGCGGGTCGGCACCCTTATCCGCAAGTCCCGGTAA
- the ccsA gene encoding cytochrome c biogenesis protein CcsA, giving the protein MRTVLFFKITLLFYFLGTAFFLINLWDRKGERTRKNPLFGDAATRSPWSQRLAVLLTAAGFIAHTGALVMRIRQAGYVPFTSLHEAISFFSWAIVLVFFLVEFRYGIDILGSFILPLAFLSLVSAAALPDEIRTIDPSLTKIWLGIHTTFSLLGIVAFAIAFIAGIMYLLQESFLKSKQFNALYYKLPSLDLLDEWNKKAILLGFPLLTLGIISGALWAQYSFGSFWTPTNPKQVLSLGTWLFYLMVLHGRITIGWRAKKAAHLAIIGFVGALFIFVTLA; this is encoded by the coding sequence ATGCGAACTGTTTTATTCTTCAAAATCACCCTCCTTTTTTATTTCCTGGGAACGGCCTTTTTCTTGATCAATCTCTGGGATCGAAAAGGAGAACGCACCCGGAAGAATCCACTTTTCGGAGACGCGGCGACTCGGTCTCCTTGGAGTCAGAGGCTTGCCGTCCTCCTCACCGCCGCCGGTTTTATTGCCCATACCGGCGCGTTGGTCATGCGAATTCGGCAGGCCGGCTATGTTCCCTTCACCAGCCTCCATGAAGCGATCTCTTTTTTTTCCTGGGCCATCGTTCTCGTCTTCTTTTTGGTCGAGTTTCGCTATGGGATTGACATCCTCGGCTCTTTTATCCTCCCGCTTGCTTTTCTCTCGCTCGTCTCCGCCGCAGCCCTCCCCGACGAGATCCGCACAATCGACCCGAGTCTCACCAAAATTTGGCTCGGCATCCATACGACTTTCTCACTGCTCGGCATCGTTGCCTTTGCAATTGCATTCATCGCAGGGATTATGTATCTTCTCCAGGAAAGTTTTCTAAAATCCAAACAGTTTAACGCCCTTTATTACAAGCTTCCCTCACTCGATCTGCTGGACGAGTGGAACAAAAAAGCGATCCTCCTTGGATTCCCCCTTCTGACGCTGGGGATTATCTCGGGAGCGCTCTGGGCGCAATATTCCTTCGGCTCGTTTTGGACGCCGACGAATCCAAAACAGGTTCTCTCTTTGGGAACCTGGCTCTTTTATTTGATGGTTCTCCACGGCCGGATCACGATCGGATGGCGGGCGAAGAAAGCGGCGCATCTGGCGATCATCGGGTTTGTAGGGGCCCTCTTTATTTTTGTGACGTTGGCTTAA
- a CDS encoding PA2779 family protein translates to MGSRIRLFLKRSLVSYLIIAMMVLGLLSAFPAPEGWAMFLSSNETASFRQEDLTKIQTVLESKVIRQRLSDLGLTQEEITSRLSQLSDSEVHQVASKIDSLYAGGDGLGVVIALLVIAILVVILLELTGHKIIITK, encoded by the coding sequence ATGGGTTCTCGGATCAGGCTCTTCTTAAAGAGATCCTTGGTCAGCTACTTGATCATTGCAATGATGGTGTTAGGGCTTCTTTCCGCTTTCCCCGCTCCCGAAGGGTGGGCGATGTTTCTCTCCTCGAATGAGACCGCTTCGTTTCGCCAGGAGGATTTGACCAAGATTCAGACCGTCCTCGAATCGAAGGTGATCCGTCAACGGCTCTCCGACCTCGGCCTGACCCAGGAAGAGATCACGTCTCGATTGTCGCAGCTCTCCGACTCGGAGGTCCATCAGGTTGCCAGCAAGATCGATTCGCTCTATGCAGGCGGTGACGGCCTCGGCGTGGTGATCGCGTTATTGGTCATTGCGATTCTGGTGGTCATCTTGCTGGAGCTGACCGGTCATAAGATCATCATCACAAAATAG
- the rpsI gene encoding 30S ribosomal protein S9, translated as MAATRYFAVGKRKNATARVWLEPGEGRILVNGKPSEEYFPRQAWKYLLLQPFQLSETVGRYNAVATVHGGGLSGQAGALRHGISKALLEVVPQARTALKKEGLLTRDPRVKERKKYGQKGARKRFQYSKR; from the coding sequence ATGGCCGCAACACGTTATTTTGCAGTCGGTAAAAGAAAAAACGCCACGGCACGGGTTTGGCTGGAACCGGGAGAGGGGCGGATCCTGGTCAATGGAAAGCCTTCCGAGGAGTATTTCCCCCGTCAGGCTTGGAAATACCTCCTGCTTCAGCCCTTCCAGCTGTCGGAAACGGTCGGCCGGTATAATGCGGTCGCCACCGTTCATGGCGGCGGGCTCAGCGGCCAGGCGGGGGCGCTTCGTCACGGGATCTCGAAGGCCCTTCTCGAAGTGGTCCCTCAGGCCCGAACGGCGCTGAAAAAAGAGGGATTGCTCACCCGCGATCCGAGAGTGAAGGAGAGAAAGAAATACGGGCAGAAGGGGGCGCGAAAGCGTTTCCAATACTCCAAGCGGTAA
- the rplM gene encoding 50S ribosomal protein L13, whose product MKTIAFKEADIQRKWFLVDADGKTLGRMATKVAAILRGKHKPIFTPNQDLGDHVIVINAAKVVLTAGKAARKKYYHHSGYMKGGLKETTAEKLLREKPERVVTYAINGMLPKTKLGNAMAKKLKVYAGPEHPHQAQGPEVLEIKERG is encoded by the coding sequence ATGAAGACAATTGCATTCAAGGAAGCAGATATTCAGCGGAAGTGGTTTCTCGTTGATGCGGACGGAAAGACCCTCGGTCGGATGGCGACGAAGGTCGCCGCGATCTTGCGCGGAAAACACAAGCCGATCTTTACCCCCAATCAGGATCTCGGAGACCATGTCATCGTCATCAACGCAGCGAAGGTGGTCCTAACGGCGGGAAAAGCGGCGCGCAAAAAATATTATCACCACAGCGGTTACATGAAGGGGGGCCTCAAAGAGACGACGGCGGAGAAGCTGTTGCGTGAGAAGCCGGAACGGGTGGTCACCTATGCGATCAATGGGATGCTTCCAAAGACCAAGTTGGGCAATGCCATGGCAAAGAAGCTAAAGGTTTACGCAGGGCCGGAGCATCCGCACCAAGCGCAAGGTCCAGAGGTTCTTGAGATCAAGGAGAGGGGTTAA